A genomic segment from Salvia splendens isolate huo1 chromosome 13, SspV2, whole genome shotgun sequence encodes:
- the LOC121762340 gene encoding probable mannitol dehydrogenase 1 translates to MAEFQHKAFGLAATDTSGVLSPFHFSRRENGDDDVTIKILYCGVCHSDLHTVKNEWGFTQYPVVPGHEIAGVVTKVGNNVEKFKAGDRVGVGVIVNSCRTCDVCQQDLESYCAKMIFTYNSTDKDGTRTYGGYSDTVVVDQHFVLRFPDNVPSDAGAPLLCAGITVYSPMKYYGMTEAGKHLGVAGLGGLGHVAVKFGKAFGLKVTVISTSPKKKAEALNKLGADAFVVSTDAAALEAATGTMDFIIDTIAAVHQLAPLLSLLKMNGRLVTVGLPDKPLDLPIFPLVAGRKMIGGSDFGGIKETQEMLDFCGKHGIAADIELIRADEINAAMERLAKSDVRYRFVIDVGNSLAKL, encoded by the exons ATGGCGGAATTCCAACACAAAGCTTTTGGTTTGGCCGCGACCGATACCTCCGGCGTCCTCTCACCCTTTCATTTCTCTCGCAG GGAAAATGGAGATGACGATGTAACAATCAAGATACTCTACTGTGGTGTTTGCCATTCTGATTTGCACACTGTGAAGAATGAATGGGGATTCACACAGTATCCTGTTGTGCCCGG GCATGAAATTGCGGGTGTCGTGACCAAAGTTGGGAACAATGTCGAGAAATTCAAGGCCGGTGACAGAGTCGGGGTTGGGGTGATAGTAAACTCATGTAGGACATGTGATGTCTGCCAACAAGATCTAGAGAGCTACTGTGCCAAAATGATATTCACCTACAATTCCACCGACAAAGATGGCACGAGGACGTACGGTGGTTATTCAGACACGGTTGTTGTCGACCAGCATTTTGTGCTTCGTTTCCCCGATAACGTGCCATCTGATGCTGGTGCTCCGCTGCTGTGTGCTGGAATCACTGTCTACAGCCCAATGAAATACTACGGAATGACTGAGGCTGGAAAGCATTTGGGTGTTGCTGGTCTTGGAGGGCTTGGCCATGTTGCAGTCAAGTTTGGGAAGGCTTTTGGGCTCAAAGTCACTGTTATCAGTACCTCCCCGAAAAAGAAAGCTGAAGCCTTAAACAAGCTCGGTGCTGATGCTTTCGTTGTTAGTACTGATGCTGCTGCGTTGGAG GCTGCAACGGGCACAATGGATTTCATCATTGACACCATCGCTGCAGTGCATCAGTTGGCTCCATTGCTAAGCCTGTTGAAGATGAACGGGAGACTTGTAACAGTGGGATTGCCGGATAAACCCCTTGACCTTCCTATTTTCCCTCTAGTTGCCG GTCGAAAGATGATTGGTGGAAGTGATTTCGGTGGTATAAAAGAGACGCAGGAAATGTTGGACTTCTGTGGAAAGCATGGCATAGCAGCGGACATTGAGCTGATTCGCGCGGACGAAATAAACGCTGCTATGGAACGACTTGCCAAATCTGATGTTAGGTACCGTTTTGTGATTGACGTTGGAAACTCCCTCGCCAAACTCTGA
- the LOC121762355 gene encoding probable mediator of RNA polymerase II transcription subunit 26c isoform X2, translating into MNPEEFRAILSRSGTEIWALIRAAICVAGSDYGDELRRRRDELVELLYAPEAQMCRNCSGDIRRRVVDHEPYFPENICINNFNSSDNVDNSSIKFDVDDEHKKFSKIVRDSNDDFAKSPLTPESNLSGGEEEDGDAYGGLFDDEQTKIFSIKEQLEDLNQSEDTVVDLLQNLADMDITFHALKDTDIGRHVNRLRKHSSNEVRRLVKQLVRKWKETVDEWVKVNQPQATSNLIADGDSPQQSIPRNQQNGHHQVPDFGYSPNPRNEPKPKPPQSGARREAPLRPPQSVPKSTSAPPIRAQREPVMDDEKLNSARKRLQENYQEAKNAKKQRTIQVMDIHDIPKPKNGFIAKNKGSLAGRHNR; encoded by the exons ATGAATCCGGAGGAATTTCGGGCGATTTTGTCGAGATCGGGGACCGAAATCTGGGCGTTGATTAGGGCGGCGATTTGCGTGGCTGGCTCGGATTACGGCGATGAGCTGCGCCGCCGCCGGGATGAACTCGTTGAGTTGCTTTACGCGCCGGAGGCGCAGATGTGCCGCAACTGTAGCGGCGATATCCGCCGCCGTGTAGTTGATCACGAGCCTTATTTTCCAGAGAATATttgtattaataattttaatagcAGTGATAACGtagataatagtagtattaagttCGATGTAGATGATGAACATAAGAAATTCAGCAAAATCGTTAGGGACTCAAATGATGATTTTGCTAAGAGTCCATTGACTCCGGAGTCGAATCTCAGCGGCGGAGAAGAGGAGGATGGGGATGCGTATGGTGGCTTGTTTGATGACGAACAGACTAAAATCTTCAGTATTAAAGAGCAGCTTGAAGATCTAAACCAG aGTGAAGATACTGTGGTGGATTTGCTGCAAAACCTTGCAGATATGGATATCACATTTCACGCTCTCAAG GATACTGATATAGGAAGGCATGTGAATCGATTGAGGAAGCATTCATCAAATGAAGTGCGCAGATTGGTGAAGCAGCTTGTCAG AAAATGGAAGGAAACTGTTGATGAATGGGTAAAGGTGAACCAACCACAAGCAACTTCAAACCTTATAG CTGATGGGGATTCACCTCAGCAAAGCATACCCAGAAATCAACAAAATGGCCATCACCAG GTTCCAGATTTTGGGTACTCCCCGAATCCACGAA ATGAACCAAAGCCTAAACCACCACAGTCCGGAGCTCGAAGAGAAGCTCCGTTAAGGCCGCCTCAATCAGTTCCTAAGTCTACTTCAGCTCCTCCTATT AGAGCGCAAAGGGAACCAGTCATGGATGACGAGAAGCTAAACTCAGCAAGAAAGCGTCTTCAGGAGAACTACCAAGAAGCTAAGAATG CCAAGAAGCAGAGAACGATTCAAGTAATGGATATTCATGATATTCCCAAACCAAAGAATGGCTTCATTGCCAAGAACAAAGGCAGCCTTGCGGGGAGGCATAATCGGTGA
- the LOC121762355 gene encoding probable mediator of RNA polymerase II transcription subunit 26c isoform X1, whose product MNPEEFRAILSRSGTEIWALIRAAICVAGSDYGDELRRRRDELVELLYAPEAQMCRNCSGDIRRRVVDHEPYFPENICINNFNSSDNVDNSSIKFDVDDEHKKFSKIVRDSNDDFAKSPLTPESNLSGGEEEDGDAYGGLFDDEQTKIFSIKEQLEDLNQSEDTVVDLLQNLADMDITFHALKDTDIGRHVNRLRKHSSNEVRRLVKQLVRKWKETVDEWVKVNQPQATSNLIADGDSPQQSIPRNQQNGHHQFPQVPDFGYSPNPRNEPKPKPPQSGARREAPLRPPQSVPKSTSAPPIRAQREPVMDDEKLNSARKRLQENYQEAKNAKKQRTIQVMDIHDIPKPKNGFIAKNKGSLAGRHNR is encoded by the exons ATGAATCCGGAGGAATTTCGGGCGATTTTGTCGAGATCGGGGACCGAAATCTGGGCGTTGATTAGGGCGGCGATTTGCGTGGCTGGCTCGGATTACGGCGATGAGCTGCGCCGCCGCCGGGATGAACTCGTTGAGTTGCTTTACGCGCCGGAGGCGCAGATGTGCCGCAACTGTAGCGGCGATATCCGCCGCCGTGTAGTTGATCACGAGCCTTATTTTCCAGAGAATATttgtattaataattttaatagcAGTGATAACGtagataatagtagtattaagttCGATGTAGATGATGAACATAAGAAATTCAGCAAAATCGTTAGGGACTCAAATGATGATTTTGCTAAGAGTCCATTGACTCCGGAGTCGAATCTCAGCGGCGGAGAAGAGGAGGATGGGGATGCGTATGGTGGCTTGTTTGATGACGAACAGACTAAAATCTTCAGTATTAAAGAGCAGCTTGAAGATCTAAACCAG aGTGAAGATACTGTGGTGGATTTGCTGCAAAACCTTGCAGATATGGATATCACATTTCACGCTCTCAAG GATACTGATATAGGAAGGCATGTGAATCGATTGAGGAAGCATTCATCAAATGAAGTGCGCAGATTGGTGAAGCAGCTTGTCAG AAAATGGAAGGAAACTGTTGATGAATGGGTAAAGGTGAACCAACCACAAGCAACTTCAAACCTTATAG CTGATGGGGATTCACCTCAGCAAAGCATACCCAGAAATCAACAAAATGGCCATCACCAG TTTCCACAGGTTCCAGATTTTGGGTACTCCCCGAATCCACGAA ATGAACCAAAGCCTAAACCACCACAGTCCGGAGCTCGAAGAGAAGCTCCGTTAAGGCCGCCTCAATCAGTTCCTAAGTCTACTTCAGCTCCTCCTATT AGAGCGCAAAGGGAACCAGTCATGGATGACGAGAAGCTAAACTCAGCAAGAAAGCGTCTTCAGGAGAACTACCAAGAAGCTAAGAATG CCAAGAAGCAGAGAACGATTCAAGTAATGGATATTCATGATATTCCCAAACCAAAGAATGGCTTCATTGCCAAGAACAAAGGCAGCCTTGCGGGGAGGCATAATCGGTGA
- the LOC121762355 gene encoding probable mediator of RNA polymerase II transcription subunit 26c isoform X3: MNPEEFRAILSRSGTEIWALIRAAICVAGSDYGDELRRRRDELVELLYAPEAQMCRNCSGDIRRRVVDHEPYFPENICINNFNSSDNVDNSSIKFDVDDEHKKFSKIVRDSNDDFAKSPLTPESNLSGGEEEDGDAYGGLFDDEQTKIFSIKEQLEDLNQSEDTVVDLLQNLADMDITFHALKDTDIGRHVNRLRKHSSNEVRRLVKQLVRKWKETVDEWVKVNQPQATSNLIADGDSPQQSIPRNQQNGHHQRAQREPVMDDEKLNSARKRLQENYQEAKNAKKQRTIQVMDIHDIPKPKNGFIAKNKGSLAGRHNR, from the exons ATGAATCCGGAGGAATTTCGGGCGATTTTGTCGAGATCGGGGACCGAAATCTGGGCGTTGATTAGGGCGGCGATTTGCGTGGCTGGCTCGGATTACGGCGATGAGCTGCGCCGCCGCCGGGATGAACTCGTTGAGTTGCTTTACGCGCCGGAGGCGCAGATGTGCCGCAACTGTAGCGGCGATATCCGCCGCCGTGTAGTTGATCACGAGCCTTATTTTCCAGAGAATATttgtattaataattttaatagcAGTGATAACGtagataatagtagtattaagttCGATGTAGATGATGAACATAAGAAATTCAGCAAAATCGTTAGGGACTCAAATGATGATTTTGCTAAGAGTCCATTGACTCCGGAGTCGAATCTCAGCGGCGGAGAAGAGGAGGATGGGGATGCGTATGGTGGCTTGTTTGATGACGAACAGACTAAAATCTTCAGTATTAAAGAGCAGCTTGAAGATCTAAACCAG aGTGAAGATACTGTGGTGGATTTGCTGCAAAACCTTGCAGATATGGATATCACATTTCACGCTCTCAAG GATACTGATATAGGAAGGCATGTGAATCGATTGAGGAAGCATTCATCAAATGAAGTGCGCAGATTGGTGAAGCAGCTTGTCAG AAAATGGAAGGAAACTGTTGATGAATGGGTAAAGGTGAACCAACCACAAGCAACTTCAAACCTTATAG CTGATGGGGATTCACCTCAGCAAAGCATACCCAGAAATCAACAAAATGGCCATCACCAG AGAGCGCAAAGGGAACCAGTCATGGATGACGAGAAGCTAAACTCAGCAAGAAAGCGTCTTCAGGAGAACTACCAAGAAGCTAAGAATG CCAAGAAGCAGAGAACGATTCAAGTAATGGATATTCATGATATTCCCAAACCAAAGAATGGCTTCATTGCCAAGAACAAAGGCAGCCTTGCGGGGAGGCATAATCGGTGA
- the LOC121762877 gene encoding protein CHAPERONE-LIKE PROTEIN OF POR1, chloroplastic-like isoform X1 — protein sequence MLCFSFNCSLFNAYSFQERIAMSSGLTCGPLKYSMGLPARGLGSHKKQFSVVLNFGLSTNFLLWERNGLAASTCRYKQRVPSVKCAMDATFGDSSNDSTVIFPRINVKDPYKRLGISKEASEDEILAARNFLIQTYGGHKASVDAIEAAHDKIIMQKFYERKNPKINVKKKVREVTQHKYVQAVTSRFRIPSTRGIVKTSVAFLVLGVLTVLFPTEEGPTLQVAISLILTMYFIHDRLKAKLRAFLYGAGSFAFSWLLGTFLMVSVMPPILKGPRSLEVTTSLISYIILWVSSTYLR from the exons ATGTTATGTTTTTCCTTTAATTGTTCTTTGTTTAACG CTTACAGTTTCCAGGAGCGAATAGCGATGTCATCCGGGTTAACTTGTGGCCCCTTGAAATATAGCATGGGCTTACCAGCAAGGGGGCTAGGATCACATAAGAAGCAGTTCTCTGTTGTGCTGAATTTCGGGTTATCTACAAATTTTCTTTTGTGGGAAAG AAATGGTTTAGCTGCATCAACTTGTAGATATAAACAGAGAGTGCCTTCTGTAAAGTGTGCAATGGATGCTACCTTTGGAGATTCTAGCAATGACTCAACTg TGATATTTCCTAGAATTAATGTCAAGGATCCTTACAAGCGACTAGGAATCAGCAAGGAAGCTTCAGAAGATGAAATTCTAGCTGCTCGTAACTTCTTAATACAAACATACGGAGGACACAAGGCCAGCGTGGATGCAATTGAAGCAGCACACGATAAAATCATAATGCAAAAATTTTACGAAAGGAAGAACCCTAAGATCAACGTCAAGAAAAAGGTCAGGGAAGTAACCCAGCATAAATATGTCCAGGCTGTCACGAGCAGGTTTAGAATCCCATCCACAAGGGGCATTGTAAAAACTTCTGTAGCTTTCTTGGTACTCGGAGTGCTAACTGTACTCTTTCCAACGGAAGAAGGCCCAACACTTCAAGTTGCTATCTCTCTGATACTCACAATGTACTTCATTCATGACCGCCTCAAGGCCAAATTGCGTGCTTTTCTCTATGG AGCTGGGAGTTTTGCTTTTTCGTGGCTTCTAGGAACGTTCTTGATGGTTTCTGTGATGCCACCTATACTCAAAGGGCCAAGGAGCTTAGAAGTGACGACGTCGTTGATAAGCTACATTATCCTTTGGGTTTCATCTACCTATCTTCGATAG
- the LOC121762877 gene encoding protein CHAPERONE-LIKE PROTEIN OF POR1, chloroplastic-like isoform X2: MSSGLTCGPLKYSMGLPARGLGSHKKQFSVVLNFGLSTNFLLWERNGLAASTCRYKQRVPSVKCAMDATFGDSSNDSTVIFPRINVKDPYKRLGISKEASEDEILAARNFLIQTYGGHKASVDAIEAAHDKIIMQKFYERKNPKINVKKKVREVTQHKYVQAVTSRFRIPSTRGIVKTSVAFLVLGVLTVLFPTEEGPTLQVAISLILTMYFIHDRLKAKLRAFLYGAGSFAFSWLLGTFLMVSVMPPILKGPRSLEVTTSLISYIILWVSSTYLR; the protein is encoded by the exons ATGTCATCCGGGTTAACTTGTGGCCCCTTGAAATATAGCATGGGCTTACCAGCAAGGGGGCTAGGATCACATAAGAAGCAGTTCTCTGTTGTGCTGAATTTCGGGTTATCTACAAATTTTCTTTTGTGGGAAAG AAATGGTTTAGCTGCATCAACTTGTAGATATAAACAGAGAGTGCCTTCTGTAAAGTGTGCAATGGATGCTACCTTTGGAGATTCTAGCAATGACTCAACTg TGATATTTCCTAGAATTAATGTCAAGGATCCTTACAAGCGACTAGGAATCAGCAAGGAAGCTTCAGAAGATGAAATTCTAGCTGCTCGTAACTTCTTAATACAAACATACGGAGGACACAAGGCCAGCGTGGATGCAATTGAAGCAGCACACGATAAAATCATAATGCAAAAATTTTACGAAAGGAAGAACCCTAAGATCAACGTCAAGAAAAAGGTCAGGGAAGTAACCCAGCATAAATATGTCCAGGCTGTCACGAGCAGGTTTAGAATCCCATCCACAAGGGGCATTGTAAAAACTTCTGTAGCTTTCTTGGTACTCGGAGTGCTAACTGTACTCTTTCCAACGGAAGAAGGCCCAACACTTCAAGTTGCTATCTCTCTGATACTCACAATGTACTTCATTCATGACCGCCTCAAGGCCAAATTGCGTGCTTTTCTCTATGG AGCTGGGAGTTTTGCTTTTTCGTGGCTTCTAGGAACGTTCTTGATGGTTTCTGTGATGCCACCTATACTCAAAGGGCCAAGGAGCTTAGAAGTGACGACGTCGTTGATAAGCTACATTATCCTTTGGGTTTCATCTACCTATCTTCGATAG